In the Burkholderia cenocepacia genome, one interval contains:
- a CDS encoding DUF938 domain-containing protein: MTGAAASPDPSERLSAPAAERNRGPILDVLRRVLPASGSVLEIASGTGQHVVHFAQALPGLHWQPSDPDAQARRSIAAWVAHAGLANVAGPLAFDVRDAPWPVAALDAIVCINMIHISPWACTDALFAGASRVLRPGGVLFLYGPYRREGRHTAPSNEAFDRQLRSRDPSWGVRDLETVVALGLDLGLDCSEVVEMPANNLSVVFRRLPHAEQ, encoded by the coding sequence GTGACCGGCGCCGCTGCTTCGCCCGATCCGTCCGAGCGGCTGTCCGCGCCGGCGGCCGAACGCAATCGCGGGCCGATCCTCGACGTGCTGCGCCGTGTGCTGCCGGCGAGCGGCAGCGTGCTCGAAATCGCGAGCGGCACCGGGCAGCACGTCGTTCACTTCGCGCAAGCGTTGCCGGGCCTGCACTGGCAGCCGAGCGATCCCGATGCGCAGGCGCGGCGTTCGATCGCCGCGTGGGTCGCGCATGCGGGCCTCGCGAACGTCGCCGGGCCGCTGGCGTTCGACGTGCGCGACGCGCCGTGGCCGGTCGCGGCGCTCGACGCGATCGTCTGCATCAACATGATCCATATCTCGCCGTGGGCCTGTACCGACGCGCTGTTCGCGGGCGCGTCGCGCGTGCTGCGTCCGGGCGGCGTGCTGTTCCTGTACGGTCCGTACCGTCGCGAAGGCCGGCATACGGCGCCGTCGAACGAAGCGTTCGACCGGCAGTTGCGCAGCCGCGACCCGTCGTGGGGCGTGCGCGATCTCGAAACCGTGGTCGCGCTCGGGCTCGACCTCGGCCTCGACTGCAGCGAGGTCGTCGAGATGCCGGCGAACAACCTGAGCGTCGTGTTCCGGCGCCTGCCGCACGCGGAGCAATGA
- a CDS encoding CerR family C-terminal domain-containing protein codes for MNEAKKLRRTSAGGYARGDETRQRIIEAAIELFGERGFAGASTREIAAMAGVNAPALQYYFENKEGVYRACVETIAEHGWQVFAPAVGHARAMLDGHASVDALIDAFVGLLRALSDRMFTAPKTMNQRMFFAREQGGQEPASASEILMTRMRKPLNDVSAELIGRITGRPADDPVTRLRALSLFGQITVFHVAQRSALQLLEWEAFEGERAALVTDTIADQTRVLLEQWHAQRDAGAAGAESAAKRAQGAAAKRRAAKPGAVPPAAKSTTRVKKPAAR; via the coding sequence ATGAACGAAGCGAAGAAGCTGCGCCGCACGTCGGCGGGCGGCTACGCGCGCGGCGACGAGACGCGCCAGCGGATCATCGAGGCGGCGATCGAACTGTTCGGCGAACGCGGGTTCGCGGGGGCGTCGACGCGCGAGATCGCCGCGATGGCGGGCGTGAACGCGCCGGCGCTCCAGTACTACTTCGAGAACAAGGAAGGGGTGTACCGCGCGTGCGTCGAGACGATCGCCGAGCACGGCTGGCAAGTGTTCGCGCCGGCGGTCGGCCATGCGCGGGCGATGCTCGACGGCCATGCGAGCGTCGATGCGCTGATCGATGCGTTCGTCGGGCTGCTGCGCGCGCTGTCGGACCGGATGTTCACCGCGCCGAAGACGATGAACCAGCGGATGTTCTTCGCGCGCGAGCAGGGCGGCCAGGAGCCGGCGAGCGCGAGCGAGATCCTGATGACGCGCATGCGCAAGCCGCTGAACGACGTGAGCGCGGAATTGATCGGCCGCATCACGGGGCGACCGGCCGACGATCCCGTCACGCGGTTGCGCGCGCTGAGCCTGTTCGGCCAGATCACGGTGTTCCACGTCGCGCAGCGTTCGGCGCTGCAGTTGCTCGAATGGGAGGCGTTCGAAGGCGAGCGCGCGGCGCTGGTGACCGACACGATTGCCGACCAGACGCGCGTGCTGCTCGAGCAATGGCATGCGCAGCGCGATGCGGGTGCCGCCGGCGCGGAATCGGCTGCGAAGCGCGCGCAGGGTGCCGCGGCGAAACGACGTGCGGCGAAGCCGGGGGCGGTACCGCCCGCCGCGAAAAGCACGACGCGCGTGAAGAAGCCCGCCGCGCGTTGA
- a CDS encoding LLM class oxidoreductase codes for MPPTVPARPDVAQRVFADGRLSIGLTLPLLRSGHIVADFDEQLELAALADSLGFRALWIRDVPLNSADYPDPVGHLDPWVLLGALASRTRRIALASGAIVLPLRHPLHIAKGALSVATLSGGRFILGLGSGDRPPEYAAFGVDAETRRDRYRAHWDVVAAALGAPSRVLPDQAPPDAPEFTLLPRDGDAVPMLAVGSGGQSVDWIARHSIGWMTYHRDPDTQRARYSMWRAAVDRLASPQFRAFGVSMRLDLAAHPDTPATALPLGYATGRHALADILRDMRTAGTHHVTLNPGSDRPVRDVIEEIAAHVLPAFHDDPA; via the coding sequence ATGCCCCCAACCGTTCCCGCCCGCCCCGACGTCGCGCAGCGTGTCTTTGCTGACGGGCGGCTGTCGATCGGCCTCACCCTTCCGCTGCTTCGCAGCGGCCATATCGTCGCGGACTTCGACGAACAACTCGAACTCGCGGCACTGGCCGATTCGCTCGGCTTTCGCGCGCTGTGGATTCGCGACGTGCCGCTGAACAGCGCCGACTATCCGGACCCGGTCGGCCATCTCGACCCGTGGGTGCTGCTCGGCGCACTGGCGTCGCGCACCCGCCGGATCGCGCTCGCCAGCGGCGCGATCGTATTGCCGCTGCGCCATCCGTTGCATATCGCGAAAGGCGCGCTGTCGGTCGCGACGCTGTCGGGCGGACGCTTCATCCTCGGGCTCGGCTCCGGCGACCGGCCGCCCGAATATGCGGCGTTCGGCGTCGACGCGGAAACCCGGCGCGACCGCTATCGCGCGCACTGGGACGTCGTCGCGGCCGCGCTCGGCGCGCCGTCGCGCGTGCTGCCCGACCAGGCGCCGCCCGATGCGCCCGAATTCACGCTGCTGCCGCGCGACGGCGACGCGGTGCCGATGCTTGCGGTCGGCTCGGGCGGACAGAGCGTCGACTGGATTGCCCGCCATTCGATCGGCTGGATGACCTATCACCGCGATCCGGATACGCAGCGCGCCCGCTATTCGATGTGGCGCGCGGCGGTCGACCGGCTCGCGTCGCCGCAATTTCGCGCGTTCGGCGTATCGATGCGGCTCGACCTCGCCGCACATCCCGATACGCCCGCCACCGCGCTGCCGCTCGGTTATGCAACCGGGCGCCATGCGTTGGCCGATATCCTGCGGGACATGCGCACGGCGGGAACGCACCATGTCACGCTGAACCCCGGATCGGACCGGCCCGTGCGCGACGTCATCGAAGAAATCGCGGCGCACGTCTTGCCGGCATTTCACGACGATCCGGCCTGA
- a CDS encoding NAD-dependent protein deacetylase — translation MNDKALPDPSLADADPAALDALQTFVERHPRLLVLTGAGISTDSGIPGYRDRNGQWMRSPPIQLQEFLGSDAARRRYWARSMIGWPVVGRARPNGSHVALARLGDAGRIERLVTQNVDGLHQRAGSDDVIELHGGINGVTCLECGAHHARATIQTVLEADNSELLGAQAEPAADGDAHLEWAALDTFRVPACPACGGLLKPAVVFFGENVPRERVALASQALDAADALLVVGSSLMVYSGYRFCVWAQAQHKPVAALNLGHTRADPMLTLKVEAHCAPALDALVARLGLGRNSASTSDTTEHAS, via the coding sequence ATGAACGACAAAGCCTTGCCCGATCCCTCCCTCGCCGACGCCGATCCGGCCGCGCTCGATGCGCTGCAGACCTTCGTCGAGCGTCATCCGCGCCTGCTCGTGCTGACCGGCGCGGGCATCAGCACCGATTCCGGCATTCCCGGTTATCGCGACCGCAACGGCCAATGGATGCGCTCGCCGCCGATCCAGCTCCAGGAATTCCTCGGTTCCGATGCCGCGCGGCGCCGCTACTGGGCGCGCAGCATGATCGGCTGGCCGGTCGTCGGCCGCGCGCGGCCGAACGGGTCGCATGTCGCGCTGGCGCGGCTCGGCGACGCAGGGCGAATCGAGCGCCTCGTCACGCAGAACGTCGACGGCCTGCATCAGCGCGCGGGCAGCGACGACGTGATCGAACTGCACGGCGGCATCAACGGCGTGACCTGCCTCGAATGCGGCGCGCATCACGCGCGGGCGACGATTCAGACCGTGCTCGAAGCCGACAATTCCGAACTGCTGGGCGCGCAGGCCGAGCCCGCCGCGGACGGCGACGCGCATCTGGAATGGGCCGCGCTCGATACGTTCCGCGTTCCGGCGTGCCCCGCGTGCGGCGGCTTGCTGAAGCCTGCGGTGGTGTTCTTCGGCGAGAACGTGCCGCGCGAGCGCGTGGCGCTGGCGTCGCAGGCGCTCGATGCGGCCGACGCGCTGCTCGTCGTCGGCTCGTCGCTGATGGTGTATTCCGGTTACCGCTTCTGCGTGTGGGCGCAGGCGCAGCACAAGCCGGTTGCCGCACTCAATCTCGGCCATACGCGCGCCGACCCGATGCTGACGCTGAAGGTCGAGGCGCACTGCGCGCCCGCGCTCGACGCACTCGTGGCGCGGCTGGGGCTCGGGCGCAACAGCGCCAGCACCAGCGACACGACGGAGCATGCATCGTGA